One region of Vallitalea okinawensis genomic DNA includes:
- a CDS encoding carbohydrate ABC transporter permease — protein MLKTNKKRWDYIAFLYIMPWIIGFLVFQLYPIVSSFIYSFTEYPIIARPEFVGLDNYIKILTKDREFLNSLKVTFSYALFALPLKLGFALFVALILNMKLKFINGFRTMFYLPSILGSSVGIAIVWRFIFGYTGIINQILEVFNISPVEWIGNPDLAIYNIGLLTVWQFGSSMVLFLAGLKNIPQVYYEAAKIDGASKIRSFFNITLPLLSPIIFFNLIMQMINCLQEYTSAAIITNGGPMKSTYLYGMLLYDNAFKFFKMGYASALSWVLFAIILIFTFILFKKSSMWVHYGDGGDF, from the coding sequence ATGCTAAAAACAAACAAGAAGAGATGGGACTATATAGCATTCCTATACATAATGCCATGGATTATAGGTTTTCTAGTTTTTCAATTATATCCAATTGTATCGTCTTTTATTTATTCTTTTACCGAGTATCCGATTATTGCAAGACCTGAATTTGTTGGATTAGATAACTATATCAAGATATTGACTAAAGACCGTGAATTCCTCAATTCACTCAAAGTGACCTTCTCATATGCACTATTTGCCTTACCACTTAAGTTGGGATTTGCTTTATTTGTTGCACTCATACTTAATATGAAATTGAAATTTATTAACGGTTTTAGAACCATGTTTTATTTACCCTCAATCTTAGGTAGTAGCGTAGGGATAGCTATTGTATGGCGTTTTATTTTTGGCTATACGGGTATTATTAATCAGATTCTTGAAGTATTTAACATAAGTCCTGTGGAATGGATTGGAAATCCAGATCTAGCTATTTATAATATAGGTTTATTGACTGTATGGCAGTTTGGTTCATCCATGGTTTTATTTCTAGCAGGTTTAAAAAACATACCACAAGTTTATTATGAGGCTGCCAAGATAGATGGTGCTAGTAAGATTAGAAGTTTCTTTAACATCACACTACCACTATTATCACCAATTATCTTTTTTAATCTGATCATGCAGATGATTAACTGTTTACAGGAATATACTTCAGCAGCTATTATCACCAATGGTGGTCCAATGAAGTCAACCTACCTTTATGGTATGTTACTCTATGACAATGCTTTTAAATTTTTTAAGATGGGTTATGCATCAGCGTTATCATGGGTATTATTTGCTATCATATTAATATTTACATTCATTTTATTTAAGAAATCAAGTATGTGGGTTCATTATGGTGATGGAGGTGATTTCTAA
- a CDS encoding ABC transporter substrate-binding protein, giving the protein MKRILSFLCVVMLMVSFLAGCSKDNTVEDSSSNENTNQQQSEEKADKGEKEDEPITLRFSWWGGESRHEGTLALIEEYERLNPNVKIKAEYSGWDGYYQKLTTQLAGGTAPDIMQIDQPWIYEFSKDKDMFVDMNTMDTINTDTFDQKFIEDFCMINDQVVGLPTGINGSIMIQNNDALNKAGIDPNTEWNWDNILELGKKFHEQGGDYYLLTDGFVLVEKYVVQKAGDKFIKDDYTLGFDVADLQEAYEYYNQLVENNVVIPESQLAAYSGKDFETPNWIEGKVGLAVNWASTISAYIVDENIEYDTSLIPIMDNTANTGIVVRPSQLIAVNNDCNQKEEAAKFVEYFFNNKDAALLLGTIRGIPSSYLAKDALLEAEELSPIQSKAIDLSVEKAGIKESVPMTNQQVKQMLKDMVQRVAYKDLTPEEAANKLVEDLNTVLEEIK; this is encoded by the coding sequence ATGAAAAGAATATTAAGTTTTTTATGTGTTGTTATGTTAATGGTTTCTTTTTTGGCTGGCTGTAGTAAAGATAACACAGTTGAGGACAGTTCTTCAAATGAAAATACCAATCAGCAACAATCAGAAGAAAAAGCTGACAAGGGTGAAAAAGAAGACGAACCCATTACTTTAAGATTCTCATGGTGGGGTGGAGAATCTCGGCATGAAGGAACACTAGCATTAATTGAAGAGTATGAAAGATTAAACCCAAATGTAAAAATTAAGGCAGAGTATAGTGGTTGGGATGGTTATTATCAGAAGTTAACAACTCAACTTGCTGGTGGTACTGCTCCAGATATTATGCAGATTGATCAACCTTGGATTTACGAATTTTCTAAGGATAAAGATATGTTTGTTGACATGAACACTATGGATACAATTAATACGGATACTTTTGACCAAAAATTCATTGAAGATTTTTGTATGATCAATGATCAAGTTGTAGGACTTCCTACAGGAATAAATGGCTCAATAATGATTCAAAATAACGATGCACTAAATAAAGCAGGCATTGATCCAAATACAGAATGGAATTGGGATAATATTCTTGAACTTGGCAAAAAGTTTCATGAACAAGGCGGCGACTATTATTTACTAACTGATGGATTTGTGCTAGTTGAGAAATATGTTGTTCAAAAAGCTGGGGATAAATTTATCAAAGATGATTATACTTTAGGTTTTGACGTAGCTGATTTGCAAGAGGCATATGAGTACTATAACCAATTAGTAGAGAACAATGTTGTTATTCCAGAATCACAATTAGCAGCATATAGCGGTAAAGATTTTGAGACACCAAACTGGATAGAGGGTAAAGTTGGACTTGCTGTGAATTGGGCTAGTACAATATCTGCCTATATTGTTGATGAAAATATTGAATATGATACGAGCTTAATACCTATTATGGACAATACTGCGAACACAGGGATTGTCGTTAGACCATCTCAATTGATTGCGGTCAATAATGATTGTAATCAAAAAGAGGAAGCAGCTAAGTTTGTAGAATACTTCTTTAACAATAAAGATGCAGCTTTGCTTCTTGGAACAATTCGTGGTATTCCATCAAGTTATTTAGCGAAAGATGCATTATTAGAAGCTGAAGAACTGTCTCCAATTCAAAGTAAAGCCATTGATCTATCTGTAGAAAAGGCAGGCATTAAGGAAAGCGTTCCAATGACTAATCAACAAGTAAAACAGATGTTAAAAGACATGGTGCAACGTGTTGCTTATAAAGATCTTACACCTGAAGAAGCTGCAAACAAATTAGTTGAAGATTTGAATACTGTATTAGAAGAAATTAAATAG
- a CDS encoding response regulator transcription factor, translating to MYRLLIVDDEYEIRNGLKNYFPWETLGFQVVQDCSNGKEALQYIDNNPVDVLLCDIKLPFMSGIEVAQTLYEQKSPITVLFLSGYRDFEYARQAIKYNVKHYLVKPTKYDELVNIFTEVKKDLDKVYREKAENDFAYYDDLVIKVKRYINDQLDIANLNEASHIVGLTPNYLSKIFKDITGINFSHYLLDVKMQKSKEYLMSTQLKTYEISDKLGYGNPKNFTRTFKKHFGMSPREFRNKKQLRS from the coding sequence ATGTACCGTTTACTTATTGTTGATGACGAATATGAAATACGCAATGGGCTTAAAAATTATTTTCCATGGGAAACCCTTGGGTTCCAAGTTGTCCAAGATTGTTCAAATGGAAAAGAAGCCCTTCAATACATCGATAATAATCCTGTTGATGTTTTATTATGCGATATTAAACTCCCCTTTATGTCTGGAATAGAAGTTGCCCAAACATTATATGAGCAGAAATCACCAATAACTGTTTTATTTTTGAGTGGCTATAGAGATTTTGAATATGCAAGGCAAGCGATTAAATACAATGTCAAACACTATCTTGTGAAACCTACCAAATATGATGAACTTGTCAACATTTTTACAGAGGTAAAGAAAGATTTAGATAAGGTCTATAGAGAAAAAGCTGAAAACGATTTTGCCTATTACGATGATCTTGTTATTAAAGTCAAACGCTATATCAATGATCAGCTGGACATTGCTAACCTAAATGAAGCATCTCATATTGTAGGGCTTACCCCTAACTACCTTTCAAAAATCTTCAAGGATATAACAGGTATCAATTTTTCTCATTATTTATTAGATGTGAAGATGCAGAAATCAAAAGAGTATCTGATGAGTACACAGCTTAAGACATATGAGATCAGTGATAAATTAGGATATGGTAACCCTAAGAATTTTACTCGTACATTCAAAAAACATT